A segment of the Excalfactoria chinensis isolate bCotChi1 chromosome Z, bCotChi1.hap2, whole genome shotgun sequence genome:
aggaaggaaggaagcaactAATGCCTTTAACTATTGCACTGAATAGATCTAGCAGCAAGTACCTGAGCATGGTGTGAGTACTGCTCCCGTATCATTGCCAAGAGCAGTTTTTGACCATGGTGGCAGGCTCAGGAACCGAGAAGGATGGCAGTATCCCTGAGTGATACCCATCACCACTTGCATCCTGCAGGCCAGGCCCTGGCCAAGTGGACACCAGCTGTgccacagcacccagcagtgccaggatgGGACATCTGCCCCAGTGCACCTTTGCCTGGCTGTCCCAGATGCTGGCCATGGCTCCATTCCACCTGGTCAGGAAAGTGCACCAGGGGAAAACTGCAAGGGAGTCAGGGCTCAAGAAAGAAACAACGTCATGTGTTCCCTGAGAACAGCATGGAATCAGCATGGTGGCAAGGGACATCCCCATCTCTCCCATTCATCCCTGTGCAGTCTTTACTGAGAAGCCCTTCCCAGGGATATAGAAGGTCTCAGGCTCGAGGCTGATGATGGAAACCCAAGGAAACAGACCAGTGATAGAAATGAGATCACAGGAAGGCTGAGACCCCAACAAACTCATCTGTAGATCTGTCCCTCAGGTCAACTCCTTGTCCTCGTTGGTGGCAGAGGTGATGCTGAGAACCTTCAAGGCCAAGGCTCCCATCAAGCAGCCCCTGGCTCAGCCGGATGCAGGTTTCTCGGTCACAACAGtggcagaagggaaaagagagaacagaagagctgtgcccagcactgtgcactGACACAACTACCAAGGAGGGCTGGTCCTGTGCACCACAGCAGGACACAGAAGCAGGGTTGGCTTCATGGCTTCACAAGCTTCAGATTCACAGCTGGGAAtcagccctgctctgggtgctggggctgggcacaCACTTCTGCAGAGCCTAATTGCTTTGATTTGGGACCTGGCAAAGAGAAAAACCCAGCTGGGATGAGTGTGGTTCTGAGGCAGGAGCCTTCCCAatgccccttccctgcagctgaAGTGGTTACCGGGACTATGGGCAGAGCCTCACCTTGACTGTCTCCAGAGActggcatccaccacctctctgggcaagaaGAGGGCTTGCAAAGCACACACAAACCTCATCCCCAGCCTTCCCCATGGAGGTGCACATTGCCAACTccaaggcagcagagcagaagcagggaTCTCTGCTTTGTTCCCAGTGCCATTTGCAGCAGCATCAATCCCGCTAGGACTGGGACGACCTGTTTAGGGGCAGACCCAACCCACCCCACACTGTTCCCAGTCCCCAGCACATGCATGGAGCAGGGTCCAGCTCCCACCTTCCTGGCAGAGCTGGCGTCCAGCTTCTCTCGGAGGCGCAGCACCCACGGAGCTTGGGGtggggcacagagctgcttgcCCCTCGCAGTGATGAACCTGCCAGGTccacaggggaaaagaaagagatgtcCTGAAGATGTTCCTGCACAGCTCGAGTTCTCACCCATTGCTTCCATCACCATCCTCCTCCACGTCCACTTTTTGGTGACCTTCCCTCACATTCTCCCCAGATTTTtgcctccctccctgcctcctgcATGCACCATCCCTCACCCACCAAGGACCTATGGCTTACACAGTGGCAGGGATGTCGCAGCCATCCTGCACCAGCTGCATCCGGTAGTCCTGCACTATCCGCCACGGGATGGGCTTCTCTCTCGTCCGCAGGCAGCAGTCAAGGACGTTGTTGCCGGCGTACACTGGAGGAGGAACAGCATGAGTGTTCTTGAGGTCACTGCTGGGCTCCATGGACACCAAGGCCATGAAGTGGGGCAGAATGATGACCACTCAGTGTGGGCAACCCTGCATGCCTGGAGCCCTCCTGTGTCCCCAGGCCAGTACCCCAAGTGCCCGGGATGCTCCTCTGTCATGGTAGGGACTTCTTAGAcaagggaaaaaggaagcacaTGGGCAAAAGGAAGCATGCAGTTCCAGTGTGCATGGGCTGGGTTAGGGCACTGGGGGGCAGGAATGCTCCACCACCTGTTCCCAGCACAGATTTCTGCATAGGATCCTTGTGGACTTTGGGCAGGACAGAGTCCCTTGGGTACAAGTTACGAGCAGAACATTCAAGAGAGCTGCTGCAAAGCCCCAGCACTGAATCcctgtatttcttctgcaaacgcaaaagcaaacaagaagctGGCTCCTAGCCCTTCTTCAAGAAAACCACCCATAAATTTTCCTTCTTACCGTGCAGGATACATCCCAGCACCAGCAGACTAAAGCAGAGAAGACGCAGCTGCTGCATTGTGTTGCTGAGTCAGGCAGAGGatgagctgcaggctgtggtgCTCCGTACAGGAGAGGTGAGCTCTGCACAGCGTGCCGCGCTCTGCTGCTGGTGTTCCCCACTGCCTATTTATCTGTCCAGCCCTTGGCTTTCACTTTCTTTTAGTGAAGACAGGGGTGGGAAATGGCAGTAGGCAGCATTTTGATCTTTGTGCAGTTCCCGAACATCCCGTCAGCtttccctgcagccagctgttCAGCCTCCCCACAGCCAAGCACCCTCCAGGGCATGGAGGCTGTGGTCAGGATCATCACCCCTGGCCCCTGGGAAAAAACTTATGGGATCTCATCCCGTGCATTTCCCACTCCCTCCTCCAAGACCTCTCTGGGACATCCCCACTGGATGAGGCTCATCACTCAGTCATGAGTGTATATTGGAGCTGCTTGACTCCCCCTAAAGCCTCCAGCCTGTTTGTAGGTGCCTGGTTGCCCCTCTACCTCCGTGCCCTCCCCATTGCCAGCACACCAGACACATTCAGAACTGCCTGAGCTTGGAACgtctgtgcagtgctggtggaTGGAGCCTGGCTGAGCTCACATGCCAAAAGACAGCGTGGTTTCCAGGTGTCCCTGGAGCAAGTGGGCTCATGGCCAAAGAGAGCTGCATGTCTTtctgcaaatgtattttctcaGCACACGAGCAGAAATCCCCAAAGGGAGGCTTGGCTGCCAGCACTCACTGCTCGTGCAGGCATCACCAGGAGCAAAGAGCACGCTCCTGCTGCAAACCTCAGGGCAGAACAGAGACAGAGGCTGTCCCTCCTTGAGGCCACCATCGGGACACTGCCACTGCAACCACCATCTTCAGCCAGCCTGCTCCAGCCCTGGTGGATGGCATGGGGGATGCAGCTTGTGGGAGGGACAGTGGAAGGGATCTCACCCCTGCCCCGTGGGCATTTGGAGAGGTGTAGAGACAGGATCCTCTTGGAGGGAACTGGGGATAGGGAGAGAAGCACCAACTGCACTCAGGGAAATGCCCATTtatatcaggaaaaatatttccccACAAGGAGAGTAAAATCTTGTACTGAAatctccatccctcccccctCTCCATTGCTTCAGCCTCAGCGCTTCCTTGCACCTTAGTGGAGACTGCTACACAGTGACAATTTTCTTCTTGGGGACAGGAACTCCTGGGTCCCTCTGCATCTCTCAGCAGTAGGAAATAATGAACTGTCCCTTCCATAGTCcaggataagaaaaaaagaggaagctCAAGCCGTGCCACCTGCCAAAGTGCTTCATCCCTGTGTGGCTACTGTGCCACCttgtgcacagagcagagctctccaTCGGGAGAGCcctgcctccagctgcacccATGTTCAGCATGTCAGTACTGCCAGAGGGGACAGGAGGAGGCTGGCAggcagaaggagcagtgcaaacaGGACATGCAAGGATAGCTGTAGTCAGACCCTCCCACTTTCAGCATTCTCCAAGCTTATTAACTGTAAAGAAATCTTGGTGGGTGGAAGAGGAATTTGGGCAGCAGAGGATTAACATCATTCATCAGTCCCATGTGGATGCAGGCTGGTGCTGGGACCTAATCTCCACTCATTCCCCCTTGATGCTGGCAAAGACATCCTGTGGCAAGGAGGGTGGTGGTGCAGGATCAGCAGGGAGTGCTGGAGGTTCCCTCCTGtgagacccccccccctccaagtCCGGGCACTTCTGGCGACCCTGACCTCACAGCAAAGGACAGAACATGAGTAGAAGGTAGTATGTAAGAGCTGGGAGTGCATCctgggggggtggagggggtgTTGTTAACTCCTGCAGcactcccagcagctctcagccccTGAGAGATACAGAGGCTCTGCGTTCCTGTGTGTGACATGAAGCTTTCTCAGTGCCAAGTGGGTGAAAGCATGGCTGCTGGAGTCACTTCTGCTCCCCAGGAGGGCCTTGAGAGAGTGAGGAAAGGGGCTTTCCACGTTGGGAAAAGGGGATGTGATGGTTTTCCCCCTCTGCTGGGGTCAGTGAGATTTCTAAGAAGAATGTGGTCAGCCACAAAGTATATCCAAGAGAccatcccccccacccccctcacTCTGGTGTGATTTGGGAAGAGGACAGGATGTCATTTGCACTGAGCTATCCGAACATCATCCAGCAccagacaccacaggcagcAGAAGCATCCCTGAGCGCTCACTCCTGAGGAAGAATTTCTTAATGAGAGCAGGAACGATGCATGAGAGTATGGTGCGCCCCATAGGAAATACAACCTATCATCATACATCATCACATCCATCCCTCGGCACTGTTCAGGAGGCACCAGCCATGCTGCTGTTCTCCCTGAGACCCCctggtgctgtgcagtgctctgctcccCATCTCCAAGCCAGGGAGCTAGAAAGGACAAAGGGGGAATTCCAGTAAGCTCCAGACACAGCCAGCCCCTGTGGCAGCATCTGGCCTGGCTGAATTCACCTCATTTTGAAATATGAGACTACATCACAGCTGCTTTGATTTCCATGCCTCTGCTACAGCCTCCCAACACGGGAGGCTTCCATATGTCTCCCACAGCGTCTCAGTCCCACTGCAGCATGACACCCAGGATCTCCTTGGGATCTCCTTCAGCTGAGGGAACTTAGTCTGGTTTAAATGGAATTAAGGAAAAACCAGTGAGCACTTGACTTTGGCCAGAAGAGAGCAAAGAGGGTCTTGAGGTCTTGGCTAAGGCGGATGTAGTCCTGCACCAGTTCCTAAGTGCTGGACACTGGGGAGACTGGGAGCCTCCACTGCCCACCATCCACCTCTCCATCTCCATGCTGAAGCAGGAGTTCAGAGCCCAGGAGCGTGGTGTGGTTGAAAACGCTGGCTCTCCATAAGGATATCTCTCACTTAGCAacccagagccttctcctgTTTCTACCACAGAGGGAAACAAGGTCCAGAGCAAACCACTCTCCTGCAGGGCATGCCTACACACTGCAGTCTGGGACATCACCGCCCTTCTAGTGCCCATGTAGCCCCAGAAGCTCCaatctgcagagctgcagtgtgcatGCTCCTATGTGCTGTTAGCAGTGCAGCATGGAGGGTTGAACCCTGGGCATGTGTCCCCAGGTGAGCATCACTGGAGCTCAGCCCAGCATCCCAGCCCAGCACGCTGTGCTGCCAGGAGCCACGTCTGTGCCGGGTAATTGCTGAGCTGATCATTTGGCCCACATTCAGGACTTCCCTTCTTTTGGCTGCAGGTTGTGGTTTCTCTCTTGCTTGGCTACTTACTTCTTGTCACCTAATCCTGTCTGCTCCAGGGTGGCCCAGCTCCTGGAAATCCCCCCCAGCCTAGTGCTGTTACTCCAGCCTTTTGCTCAGAGAGCATCCTTGGAGTGCTCCCTGGTGCCATCACACCTGCCATGTATGACAGCAGTTTTTTGGTCTGCTCCCATCTGAGGTTTCTG
Coding sequences within it:
- the CCL19 gene encoding C-C motif chemokine 19, whose product is MQQLRLLCFSLLVLGCILHVYAGNNVLDCCLRTREKPIPWRIVQDYRMQLVQDGCDIPATVFITARGKQLCAPPQAPWVLRLREKLDASSARKVPNQSN